One window of Lacerta agilis isolate rLacAgi1 chromosome 14, rLacAgi1.pri, whole genome shotgun sequence genomic DNA carries:
- the HOMEZ gene encoding homeobox and leucine zipper protein Homez encodes MPPNKDATGCLGSPPGLICLPPISEDLQLVWTQAAQTSDLDGNQHLLQTFSYFPYPSLSDLALLCLRHGLHMEKVKAWFMAQRLRCGISWSAEEIEETRARLIYHQDQLHFSCLLARNDDDPWHQTCKSQEYHQPVPTSVHHSTKYPPNQQSSITPLSHFTTAQGMRELGRITQDIWELKGNVLSHHNKVQENCEPSGTSVQLHNTKEILSSSYLPTTTTTSLDRNFHNSHPMTWGLTKASLQPAEPVTPAVNGGHHPLILPAVSSTKATPSSSTATAIVESHSLQNYQCPVGDQQQASGYLSDILRKPRRKTKEQLDMLKSFFLRRQWARREDYHQLEKITGLPRAEIIQWFGDTRYALKHGQLKWFRDNAGQNPEPVSSIPSHPLHAHHPDISPLKRYRASHLQLQENDLSALCHESGMEAEQVLKYFNSHSPAPCEVEVCLGDEDEVDEEVAAAMIKVEDEDYEEDDDNEDEEEDDDEDWVA; translated from the coding sequence ATGCCCCCCAACAAGGATGCCACTGGCTGCCTTGGCTCACCTCCCGGTTTGATCTGCCTACCACCAATCTCCGAGGACCTCCAGTTGGTGTGGACACAGGCAGCACAGACAAGCGACCTTGATGGCAACCAGCATCTGCTACAAACTTTCAGCTATTTTCCATACCCCAGCCTCTCTGATCTGGCCTTGCTCTGCCTCCGTCATGGCCTCCACATGGAAAAGGTCAAGGCCTGGTTCATGGCACAGCGCCTACGCTGTGGCATCAGTTGGAGTGCAGAGGAAATTGAAGAGACTCGAGCTCGCCTCATTTACCATCAGGACCAGCTTCACTTTAGCTGCCTGCTTGCCAGGAATGATGATGACCCCTGGCACCAAACTTGTAAGAGTCAGGAATATCACCAACCGGTTCCTACCTCTGTTCACCATTCCACTAAATATCCACCGAACCAGCAGTCTTCCATAACTCCCTTAAGCCACTTCACCACAGCCCAAGGAATGAGGGAACTTGGGAGAATCACTCAGGACATTTGGGAATTGAAGGGGAATGTCTTGTCCCACCATAACAAAGTTCAGGAGAACTGTGAACCTTCAGGAACCTCCGTGCAGCTTCACAATACCAAAGAAATCCTTTCTAGTTCTTATCTACCTACAACCACAACCACCAGCTTGGACCGCAATTTCCATAACTCTCATCCTATGACCTGGGGTCTCACCAAAGCATCCCTGCAGCCGGCTGAACCTGTCACCCCTGCAGTGAATGGTGGGCATCACCCATTGATTCTTCCAGCGGTCTCTTCCACCAAAGCTACTCCATCATCCTCTACAGCTACAGCCATTGTTGAGTCACACAGCCTTCAGAACTATCAGTGCCCTGTGGGGGACCAGCAGCAGGCTTCAGGTTACCTCTCGGACATTCTTCGCAAACCTAGGCGAAAAACAAAGGAACAACTGGATATGTTAAAGTCCTTCTTCCTTCGTCGTCAGTGGGCCAGGAGAGAGGATTATCACCAGCTGGAGAAGATCACTGGGTTACCACGAGCAGAGATCATCCAGTGGTTTGGAGACACTCGCTATGCCCTCAAACATGGCCAGCTGAAATGGTTTCGGGACAATGCAGGACAGAATCCAGAGCCTGTCTCCTCAATACCTTCTCACCCACTGCATGCTCACCATCCAGACATAAGCCCACTGAAACGGTATCGTGCAAGCCACCTGCAGCTGCAGGAAAACGACTTGTCGGCACTGTGCCATGAGTCTGGCATGGAGGCTGAGCAGGTGCTGAAGTATTTCAATTCACACTCACCAGCACCATGCGAGGTAGAGGTATGCTTGGGGGATGAGGACGAAGTAGATGAGGAGGTGGCAGCTGCTATGATAAAAGTAGAAGATGAAGACTATGAGGAAGATGATGATAatgaggacgaggaggaggacgacgatgAAGACTGGGTTGCCTAG